The sequence CAGCACGGACCGGGTGTACAGCGGCATGACCACGTAGACGGCGGTGGTGAAGACGTTCGCCGCGGTGAAGCAGAGCAGCACCCGCCGGATGTACCGGTGGTCGGCGAGAATCCGGCGCAGCGTCCGCCGCGCGGGCGCGCCCTCGGCCGGGTCCGCGTCGTCCGCGACCACCGCGGCCCGCGGGAAGCGGGTGACGGACACCAGCACCGCCGCGGCCAGGTAGGCACCGGCACAGCCGGAGACGATGCCGGTCAGATCCCAGGCATCCACGACGAGCGGCCCCAGCAACCCGCCGGCCAGACCGGCCAGGGACTGGGTGGCCAGTTCGAAGCCGGTCGCGGCCTCGATGTCGGCGTCGTCGACGAGCTCGGGGACGGAGGTGGTCAGGCACGGGTCGAACAGGGCCTGGCAGCCGGCCAGCAGCAGCGCCGCCCCGTAGGCGACGACCGTGGGCGGCGATGCGGCACAGGTCCATCCGGCGGTGGCGGCGGCGACCAGACCCGCCACGGCGGCCGCCGAACCCAGCACCGTACGGCGCGGGCAGCGCGCGATGACGGTGGCCACCAGCGGGGCGAGCGCCACCGCGGGGAGCGTGCTCACCGCCAGGAACGCCCCGGAGGCCAGGCCGCGCTCCCCGTCGGCGCCGACGGCGTGCCCGACGAGCCACCACACCACGCCGACCTGGAACATCCGGCCCGCGGCCTGGGTGAGGATCTGCGCGACCCATACGGCACCGAAGGCCCGGTTGCGCAGGACGATGGGGAGGCGGCGCGGGGCCGCTGCGGGCGTCATGAGTGCGGCCGTTCGTCGAGGACCCGGATCAGCTTGCCGGTACGGGAGTTGACGACCAGATCGCCGTGCCGGACCCACTCCACGGCGATCGGGTGGATCCGTCCGCCGGCGGCCTCCGCGGCGTACGTCGGGCGGGCGGCGAGGATCTCCTTGGCGAGGGCGTCGGCCAGGTCCGCGAGCCCGTCGCGACTCCCGTTCCCGTTCCCGTCGCTGTCCCCGTCGCCGTCGACGGCCAGCCGCAGCACCAGCCCGTCCCGCCCGTCCCAGCGGCGCGCCACGAGCTGCATTCCGCTCACCCGGCCGGCCACGTCCACGGCGCGCACCAGATCGTGCACGTCCTGGGTGAAGAGCGACACCACACCGATGCGTACGCCTTCCTCGGCCCGGCCGAGGATACGGAACCGCCCCGCGGCGACATCGGTCCACTCGGCCCGGTCGCCGACCGGATAGCGGATGATGGGCATCAGCCTCCGGCGCAGGTCCGTGACGACGACACGGCCCGCCGCGCCGTTGCGGACGAGGGGCTCGCCGGTGTGCTCGTCGAGGATCTCGACGACGGTGTGCGGGGTGAACACCCTGTGGACGCGGGGATCGGCACCGGGTACGGCCCGCCCCAGGAGCCCGGAGTCGACGGCGGCATAGCCGATGGAGCGGGCCTGCGCCCGGGGGAACGCCTTGCGCAGCAGCGGCCGCTGGTCCTCGTAGAGCCCCTCGCCGCCGAAGAACAGGATCTCCACACCGCTCAGTTGGCGGCCTTCGCGGACGAGATGGTCGGCGAGCGCGCACAGCGTCGTCGTGGTCCCGGCGACCACCTCGACGTCGAACTCGTCCAGCGTCTGCACGGTCGAGGCGAGCGGTGCGGCGCCCCCGATCGGCAGCCGGACGTTGGCGACGGGCGCGCGGTGCAGGGCATCCAGGATGAAGGTGAAGCTTGCGTACAGCTCCCCGGCGTAGAAGAGATCGGCGACCCGGTGGCCGGGACGCAGTCCGGCCTCGACGAGTCCGCTGCCGAATGCGGTGGTGAATTCGCGCCATTCCTCGCGGGTGTAGACGGAAAACTTCGGGGCGCCGGTCGTTCCGCCGCTTTTGAAGACCACCGAGTCATCGAGCGGTCCGGTCAGAAGGCGGCTGTCGCGGGGCGTGTTGGCCCGCCAGAACGCGTCATGGGGGACGACCGGCAGATCGGCCAATTCCTCCACCCGGTGCGGTAGACCGGCGTAGAGATCCCGGTAAAAGGGCGAGTGGTCACGCACGAAACGTATGAGTTCCGGCAATGGTTGAACGGGCATGTATTCCTGTTTTCCGGCATGCAGAAGGAACCGGCGCCGCGGGGTGTGCGGCGCCAGTTCTCGGGGGTGTGGTCAGTAACGGAAGCCTCGGGGAAGCCCGGTCGGGGCCCCTCCCGAACGTCATTCCGTTCTGGGGCGCTTCGGTCGCTGATGATATGTCATGAGCGATGTTCCCGACGAAACCGGGCAGTATCGGAAACACCCCCTTAGCAACCGACATTCCGCCAGATGCCCAGGCCATCCCCCGGGTTGTCCTCCTTTACGGAAACTTGACAGTGGCCTACCTCACCAACGCCGGGGGCGGCGCCGCACCGCCACCGGACGACCGGAACCGGTTCCGGTACTCCGTCGGCGTCGTGTCGAGCGTCCGGCGGAAGGCGCGGATCAGGGTGTCGATGGTGTGGAAGCCGCAGGCGGACGCGATGCGCTCGAGGGCGTCATCCGTGGACTCCAGCCGGTTGCGCGCCACTTCGACGCGGGCCGAGGTGACGTACGCGGCCGGGGTCATACCGAGTTCGGTGGTGAAGATCCGGGTGAGCTGTCGTTCGCTGACGTGGGCCTGCCGGGCGAGGTCAGTGACGGTGAGGGGCTCGGCGAGGTGCCGTGAGATGTAGTGGCGGAGATCGTCCATGCGCCGCGTCGTCGAGACGGGCTCCAGCGGGACGCTGAACTGGCTTTGCCCACTGGGTCGTTTCACATACATCACCAGCTGCCGGGCGACGCGCAGCGCGGCGGCCTCGCCGAAGTCGTCGGCGACGAGGGCGAGCGACAGGTCGAGGCAGGCGCTGATGCCCGCGCCGGTCCACACCGCGCCGTCCCGGATGAAGATCGGGTCGGCGTCGACCTCGACCGCCGGATGCTCGGCGGCGAGTTGCTGCGCGGTCGACCAGTGGGTCGTGGCCCGCTTGCCGTCCAGCAGTCCGGCCGCCGCGAGCAGATGCGCTCCCACGCAGACCGACGCGACGCGCCGTGCACGTTCGGCGAGTGTTTTCACCCAGCCGACCACCGCGGGATCGGTGCGGGCCCGCACCCGGCGTTGGTCGTCGACATCGACCGAGCCGGGAACCAGCAGGGTGTCGATGCTGCTGCCCGCCACCTCCCGGAAGGTGACGTCGGGCAGGACGCGGACCCCGGCGGCCGTGGTGACGGGGTCCATGGTTTCCGCGGCCAGTACGACGTCATAGCCCGTCGCGTCGTCCAACTCCCGTTGCAGCAGGGCGAACACCTCCGAGGGGCCGGTGACGTCCAGCAGATCGACGCCGTCGAAGAGGAGGACGACGATGAACCGTTTGATGCCGCTCAAGGGGACTCCGGATGTCCGTATCTGCAAGTGACATGACATTGCCGCCATGTACGGGCGGATCGTAGCGTCGAACACGCCATCGCACGGTGGCCGGACCTCCCCATCCACAGCCCGAGAAGGTGCCTCCATGCCCACGACGACCCTGCGCGACATCAACGGCCTCGACGCGACTCCGGCCTCCCTGGCCGGAGCGACGCTGATCCTGGTCGACTACCAGAACACCTACACCCGCGGCGTGATGGAACTGACCGGATGGCAGCCCGCCCTCGACTCCGCCGCCGACCTCCTGGCGCGGGCCCGGAACGCCGGTGCGAAGGTCGTCCACGTCCTCCACGACGGTGGCGAGGGAACCCCGTACGACATCCGGGCCGACATCGGCCGCATCCACCCCCGGGTGGCGCCCGTCGACGGCGAAACCGTCGTCGTCAAAACCGCTCCCGATGCGTTCGTCGGCACCGATCTCGGCGACCATGTCGACGCCGCCGGCAACAAGGACGTCATCATCGTCGGATTCATGTCGCATATGTGCGTGGCCTTCACCGCCGCCGGTGCGTTTCTGCGCGGCAACCGGCCCACCGTCGTCGCCGACGCCTGCGCGACCCGGCCGCTGAACACGGCGGTTTCCGAGGTGACCGCCGAACAGCTCCACCACGGCGCCCTCGCCACGATCGCCGACCTTTACGGAATCGTCGTCCCGTCCGGTTCCTCCGTGCGCTGAGCGTCGGCCGAAGAAACGATGCGCGCCCTTTCTCCGTGGCGCAGAGTATCCGCCGACCGACGGAAAGCATTCGTATGGGCCGGCAGGCGAGAATCAATCCCTTTTCAACTTTCTTCCGTATACGTGGTGAAGAGCGGGATTGAGGGGGACCACGAGGAAGGCAGAAGCATGGGAGTCCTCGACAACCTGGTTCCCGCGCTGGGTCGTGGCCGTCGTGATTTCACGTCGGAGGACTGGCGCAGGTTCGGGGATGAAGATTTCGACCATGGCGGCCGTCGGCGCCGTCGCAGGAGCCACGGCCACGGCCATGGGCACGAACACGGCCATGGCCACGGCCACGGTATGGGTCACGGAGGTGGGTACTGAGCGCTCGCCATGATGGGCCGCGGCCGGGCTCCTGCCCGGCCGCAGCAGTCGGTGAAGCCAGATGAGGGGTGCGCGGCCGCATTCTCCCTTCCGTGGTGTCGCCCAGGGCGACGGCGCGTGCAAGGAGAAGGCGCGCCGCGCCGCCGTGCGCCGTCTGAGGCGGGCGCTGCGGCTGCTGTTGACCGTCGCCGAGGACCCCGACGGCGCGGGCGCACTCGTCGAAGCCGCTCCGCCGGTGGCCCTGCGCGAGGTCTTCCGGCGCTTCTGGCCGTATACCCGGGGCGGCCGTCGCTGGCTGGTGGTGATCCTGGCCTTCGTCGTGCTGGATCCGGTCGTGGACGCCGCCGAGATCTGGCTGTTCAAAATCGTCATCGACGACATGCTGATCCCGCGCGATCTCCAACTCTTCGTGCCGATCGCCCTGGCCTACCTCGCGTTCACCTTCTTCTCCGGAGTGCTCGCCTTCGCCGACGAGGTGACCTCGACCTGGGTCAGCGAGCGGTTCCTGCTCGCCCTGCGGTCGGATCTCTTCCGCCACGTCGAAGGGCTCTCGCTCGGCTTCTTCGAGCGGCGGCGGCTCGGCGATGTGCTCTCCCGCGTGACCGGTGACGTCGACGCGGTCGAGACCTTCCTGCTCTCCGGGATCGTGAACGCCATCGCCCAGATCATGCGGCTGGCCGTCTTCCTCGCCGTGCTGTTCTACCTGCGGTGGGACCTGACGCTCCTTGCCCTCGTCATCGCCCCGATGTTCTGGTGCACCGCCCGCCGCTTCTCCCGGCGGGTCAAGGCCGCATCCCGGGAGCGGCGCCGCCGCAGCGGCTCCATCAGCGCCATCACCGAAGAGGCACTGGGCAATATCGCCCTCGTCCAGGCATACAACCGGCAGCGGTGGGAGCACGGCAGGTTCGAGCGCGAGAACCTCGGCCGGTTCCGGGCCGCCATGGCCTCCGCACGGATCGCCGCCGTCTACGGCACCGTCGTCGACCTCATCGAGCTGGTCGGTGCGCTGCTCGTGATGGGCCTGGGCACCTGGGAACTGGCCCACGGCCACCTCACCCTCGGCGGCCTGATCGTCTTCCTCACCCTGCTCACCAGGCTCTACAGCCCCATCCGCGGCCTGTCCGGCCTCACCAACATCTTCTACTCGGCATCCGCCGCCGCGGAACGGATCATCGAACTGCTCGACCAGCGGCCCCAAGTCGCCCAGGCCGCGGCCCCGCTGGAACTCGGCCGCGCCCGCGGCGAGATCGCCTTCGACGACATCACCTTCCGCTACCCGGGGACCACCCGGCCCGCCCTCCATGAGGTCTCGTTCCGCGTGGCGCCCGGCGAGACGTTGGCACTCGTCGGGGCGAGCGGCGCCGGAAAGTCGACCGCCGCCAAACTGCTGCTGCGCTTCTACGACCCGGATCGCGGAACCCTCCGCCTCGACGGGCACGACCTGCGCGATCTGCGCCTGGACGATCTGCGGGACAACGTCGCCATGCTGCTCCAGGAAACCCTGGTCTTCCACGGCACCGTGCGCGACAACATCGCCTACGGCCGCCCCGACGCGAGCGACGAGGAGATCGTCGCAGCGGCCCACGCCGCCGACGCCCACACCTTCATCAGCCAACTCCCGGAAGGCTACGACACCGTGGTGGGCCAGCGCGGCCGGCTCCTCTCCGGCGGACAGCGCCAGCGCCTCGCCATCGCCCGCGCCATGATCCGCGACGCGCCCGTCCTCCTCCTGGACGAGCCGACCACCGGCCTCGACGCGGAATCCGGCCGGCACATCCTGCAACCGCTGCGCCTGCTGATGAGCGGACGCAGCACGATCCTCATCTCCCACAACCTGCTCACCGTCCGCGACGCCACCCAGATCGTCTTCCTCGCCCACGGCCGCATCGCCGACCACGGCACCCACGACCAACTGCTCGCCCGCAGCGCCGCCTACGCCCGGCTCTACCGGCTGCACGGGCCGGACGACACCGCGAAGGTCGAGGCGCTGTCATGAGCCGTACGACACGCCCCGCGCCACCGCCGCTGACCGCCGGAACGACGGTGGCCGCGCGCTACGAGGTCCTTGCGCACCTGTGCCGCACCGGCTGGCTGGATCTGTACGACGCCTGGAGCCGGGAGCGGGAGTGCCGGTGCGTGGTCAAGGTGCTGCGCCCGGACCGGCGCGACGACCTCCGGCTGCGCGAGCAGCTGCTGCAAGAGGGCCGCTGGCTCGCGGCCTTCACCCATCCGCACCTGGTCCGCGCCTACGAGACCGGCGAGACCCCGCAACCCTTCGTCGTCCTGGAAACGCTCACCGGAGAGACCCTCGCGCACCTCATCGACCGCCGCCGGCGCCGTCTGGCCGCGGCCGACCTCGCGCTCCTCGGCCTCCACCTCTGCTCGGCGGTCCACTACCTGCACGGCAAGGACCTGCTGCACCTGGACCTCAAGCCGTCCAACATCGTGATCGGCTGCCGACGCGCCAAGGTGCTCGACCTGAGCATCGCCCGTCCGCCGGGTCCGGCCCCACCCGGCATCGGTACCCTGTGCTACCTCGCCCCCGAGCAGGCCCGCGGCGGGATCCTCACCCCCGCGGCGGACGTCTGGGGCATCGGCATCACGCTGTACGAGGCCGCCACCGGTGACGTCCCGTTCGACGTGGATGACGACATCGCCGACGACATCGACGACGGTGACACGTATGACGACAGCTACGGCGCGAGCTGCGGCTCGGGCCATGAGGAGAGCGACGCCGCCCAGGACGCCCGGAACCGCCGATACCCCCAGCTCGCCGAGCGCGCCCCGTCCGTCACCACCCGTCGGCGCCTCCCGTCTCCCCTCACCGCGGCGATCGACAGCTGCCTCGCCCCCGACCCGGGTGACCGGCCCACACCGGCCCAACTCGCCGCGGCGCTCGACGGGTTGCTGCCGCGGGGCCGACGCGAGGTGTCAGGGGAGTGAGCGCCGGACATGGGGTCGTCTTGTCAATCATCGCGGGAGACGCTGAAATGCCGATGGCATTTCGATGATACGGGGGACGGGAACATGGTCGACGGGGGTTCTGCGGTGAGCGGGGGAGCGCGTCGGCGGCTGCGGATCGCGGTGCTGGGGCCGGTGCGCGCCTGGCGTGACGGGGCGCCGCTGGACCTGGGGCCGGTACGGCGGCAGGCGGTCCTCGTCGCGCTGCTGCTGCGTGCGGGGACGCAGACCGGTCCCGAGCAGCTGCTCGACGGCGTATGGGGGGCGAACCCGCCGGGGTCCGGCCGCCGGGTGCTGCCCAGCTACATCTACCAGCTGCGCAAGGCGCTCGACGCGGAAGGCGCGGGACCTGCGGAGTCGGTGATCCGCAGCGACCGGGGCGGTTACCGCTTCGCCGACGACGCGGCGCAGCTCGACGTGGCCGAGCTGGCCGAACTGGGCGGTGCGGCGCAGCGCGCGAAGGAGGCCGGCGACCTGGCCGCCGCGATGGACCGCTGTTCCGAGGCGCTCGCGCTGTTCCGGGGCGAGCCCCTGGCCGGAGTGCCGGGCTCGTTCGCGCAGGGCGAGCGAGGCCGGCTGACGCAGCGGCGGCGCATGCTTCAGCACGACCGGCTCGACTGCCTGGTCCTGCTCGGCCGCTCCGCCGAGGCCCTGGACGACCTCGCCGCCGTCGTCGCCGCCGATCCGTACGACGAGTCGCTGATGGCGCTGCGGATGCGCGCCCTGTACGGCAGCGGACACCAGGCGGAGGCGCTCAACGCCTACCAGGAGATGCGGGAGCGGCTGCGCGATGAGCTCGGGGTGGATCCCGGTGCGGAACTGCGCCGGGTGCACCAGGCGGTGCTGCGCCGCGATGACCAGCGGCTGCTCGGCCCGGCGGCGCGCCCCGCCGCTCCCGCCGCCGCTTCCCCCGCTGCTCCCCCCGCCCGGCCCCGCCGCCCGGTCAACGAACTGCCCGGCGACACCGGCCACCTCGCCGGACGGGAGCGCGAACTGGCCCTGCTGACCGCGCCGTTGGCCGATGCCGCCGTTTCGGTCGTGGCCGTCGACGGTCCGGCCGGGGTCGGCAAGTCCGCGCTCGCCGTCCGCGCGGCCTGGCGGCTGCGCGACCGGTACCCGGACGGCTGCCTGTTCGCGGACCTGCGCGCGCACAGCACGGAGCAGCGCGGGATCGCACCGCAGCGCATCCTGCGGCGGCTGCTGCGCTCGGTCGGCGCGGCCGAGAGCGAGGTGCCCGACGACCTCGACGAACTGGTCGCGGCCTGGCGGGCGGCGAGCAGTCCGCTGCGGCTGCTTGTCGTCCTGGACGACGTGCTGAGCGCACAGCAGGTCCGGCCGCTGCTCCCCGCCGGTCCGGGCAGCGCGGTGATCGTGGCCGGCCGGCGGCGGCTGGCCGGACTGGACGCCGACCGCCGCGTCAGCCTGGAGCCGCTGGCGGCCGGCGATGCGGTGTCCCTGCTCCGGCACGTCCTGGGGGAGGAGCGCGCGGACCGGGAGCCGGAGGCGACGCAGGAGCTGGTCCGGCTGTGCGACGGGCTGCCGCTGGCCCTGCGGATCGCCGGGGCACGGTTGCAGAACCGCCCCGCCTGGACGCTGGCGTACCTGGTGGAGCGGATGGCTGGCGATGAGCGCCGCCTCGGCGAGCTGAGCGCCGGCGACCGCAGCGTGGAGGCCGCCTTCCGGCTGTCGTACGAGCAGCTGGCGCCGATGCAGCAGCGTGGATTCCGGGCCCTCGGCCTCTCGCCCACGGTGGAGTTCGACCCGCTGACCCCCGCGGCCGTCCTGGAGTGCCCGCCCCTCGACGCCGAGTGGATCCTGGAAAGCCTGGTCGACGCCAGCCTGCTGCAACAGCCCCGACCGGGCCGCTACCGCCTGCACGACCTGGTCCGGGTGCATGCGCGACGGCTCGCGGACGCCGCACCCGGCGAGGCCGGCGCGGCCCGCACGGCCGTCCTCCGCCTCTACCTGGACGCCGCCCGGATCGCCAGCGACTGGGGCCCGGACGCCTTCCTCACCGGGCCGCGGCCCGCCGCGGCGCCGTTCCCGGACTGGAAGGACGCGGACGGCTGGCTGGACGCGGCCGGCGGTGAGCTCGTCGACGTCGTCGCCCATGCCGCGGCGCTCGGCGAGGCCGACTACGCCTGCTGGATCGCCGAGGCCCTGAGCGACTACTTCGCACGCCGCGGCCGCTACCACGAATGCCGGACGGCCCTGGAGATCGCGCTGGCGCACGCCGAAGAGGCCGGCGACCGGCGGATGCCCTCCGCGCTGCGCACCTGTATGGGCGTCAACGACCTCTACCAGGGCCGCCACCAGGAGGGGCACGCCTGGTTCACCGAGGCGCTGGACCTCGCCCGCCACCGGGCGGACCGCGGCGAGGAGGCCAGGGCCCTGGCCGGACTGGGCGCCGCCGACCTGTACGCGGGCCGGGTCGAGCAGGCGATGACCCGGATCGCCGACGCCGTGGAGCAGGCCCAGCGGTCGGACGACAGCTGGCTCGTCGCGATGGGACTGTGCCTCCTCGGCTCCGTCCACCAAGGCAACGGGCGCAACGAGGAGGCGCTGGCGTGCTTCGCCACCTCCGTCACCCGCGCCGAGAAGATCGGCCGGCCCCGCATGATCAGCAGGTCCCTGGCCTGCGCCGCCGACCTCCACCACGGTCTCGGCCAGTACGGTGAGGCCAGGAGCTTCTATCGTCAGGCGGCCGATCTGGCGGAGCGGGCCGGGGACGTCCTCCTGCACGCTGTCCTGCTGACCCGGCTGGGCAGCGCGGAGCTCGGCGAGGGAAACCTGAGCGCCGCAGCGGACCTCCACCACCAGGCGCTCTCCCAGCACCGCACGCTGTCCCCCCTCACCGAACCCCATTTCGCCCGGCTGGAGATGGACATCCGCTACCGGCTGGGCCGCACCTACTCCGCGGCGGGCCGGATCGCCGAAGCCCGCGAACAGTTCCACACCGCACTCGCCGTACCGGGAGCCGGAGAACACCCCATGGAGCGCTCCCAGGCGCTCGCGGGACTCGAGGAGTGCGGCGCCGACTGACGCTGCGTCAGCAATCCCGGCACCGCCCCGCCGCCCCCGTCACCCCGTCGCCACTGCCAGATCGCGCCCCGCCTGGGCGAGGGCGACGATGGCCGCGTCCAGGAGGCGCAGCCGGCTTCCCTTCAGGAGCTGGGGTACGAGCGGTTCCACCGCGACATGCTGGACCAGCGGATCGGCCTTCCCACGGTGCTCGCCCCGTCGACGATGCACTATTCGTGGCCGAAGGCGGCGTCCCTGCTCGGCCTCGGGCAGGACAACCTGCTGACCGTCGAGGTGGACCTCGAAGCCCGGGCGAAACTCGGCCACCGCAAGGAGATCCTCCAGCGCTGCAAGAAGGAGATGCGGCCGGTCATCCTGGACGTCGCGGTGCTCGGCAGCACCGAACTGAGCTCCGTCGACCCCCTAGCGTCCATGCTGGCGCTGCGCGACCGGTTCGCGCGGGACAACTTCTTCTACCCGGTGCATGTGGACGCCGCCTGGGGCGGCGTACTTCGCGGCGATGCGCCGGTCGACGGAGAGCGCCGCCGAAACCGAGGGGTTCGCCAGGGCGTCCATCACCCCCCGACCTCATGATGAGCCCGTACGTCAACCGCCAGTACGACGTCCTCCCGCAGGCCGACTCCATCGCCGAGAAGTTCCCGTCCGACTCGGCCTGATCCCCAACGGGCCGTGGCGGCAAGGGCGTTTGCAGCTGCATAACGGACGCGATCCGTTCGGCCCGGTGCGGCTCCCGCGTCCACACGGCAGACGGCCCCGGGCATCCCGCCCGGGGCCGTCGCGCCCACCACGGCTGCTCTAGCGAGCAACGATCACATTGGTGGCCTTCGCTCCGCGGACGTCGAAGAGGACACGCTGGCCGACGTTCGTGGTCTGCGTTTCCATCCCTGAGAAGGGAAGCGTTTCTCCCTGCTCGTCTGCGATGATCCCCACGCCGTCGCTCTTGTTGAACAGGACGATGGTTCCCTGTGGCATCGCTTCCTCCGTGGCCGGGTCGCTCCCCCGCGGCGGGCCTGTCCCGCCGACTGCGCTGTGTAGGAACCTTATGACGGACGGTGCACCTGTGGGGAAGGGTTGTGCGACAGGTCGGCCAGAAACTGACCAGAAGTCAACCCTGTGCGGTGGCAAATCCGTCCGGTGGGTCGGGACCCTCATCCCACGTGGACGCGGGGCCGGCGTTCCCGGTCGGGCTCCGCCTCGCGCAGGACCTCGCGGGTGACGGGGGCGACTTCGCCCTGGCCGAAGAGGAAGAAGCGCAGGAACTGGGCGAAGGGGTTGCCCTCGGTCCACTCGAAGTAGATGTGCGGCCGCTGCCCGGTGGTGTCCCGTACGTGCAGGAGCAGCGCGGCCAGTGCGTTGGAGATGGTGGAGCTGTCGAGGCAGAGCACCCGGTAGCGGCCGTGCAGGACCTCGCCGCGGACCCGCAGCTCGCTCTCGAACTCCGACGGGTCGCCGACCGTGACCTCGACGAAGACGCAGTCGTCCGCCGACGAGAGGTCGTTGTCGCTGCGGATCTGCTGGAGCTTGTCGCGGTATTCGGCCACATCCCGCTGGTCGGGTTCGTTGGCGATGAAGCGGATCGTGCGCTGCGCGGTGTCGCGGATGAACCGCTGCGCCATATCGTCCAGGATCACGCTGGTCACCCGCAGCTCGAAGGCGCGGGCCAGGCGGGAGAGGAACGAGAGCAGGATGATGCCGGCGATGAAGCAGGCGCCGATCTTGACGCCGTCGGGCCGCTCGATGACGTTGGCGACGGTGGTGTAG is a genomic window of Streptomyces gilvosporeus containing:
- a CDS encoding cold-shock protein; translation: MPQGTIVLFNKSDGVGIIADEQGETLPFSGMETQTTNVGQRVLFDVRGAKATNVIVAR
- a CDS encoding pyridoxal-dependent decarboxylase; the protein is MLDQRIGLPTVLAPSTMHYSWPKAASLLGLGQDNLLTVEVDLEARAKLGHRKEILQRCKKEMRPVILDVAVLGSTELSSVDPLASMLALRDRFARDNFFYPVHVDAAWGGVLRGDAPVDGERRRNRGVRQGVHHPPTS